A region of Mycoplasmopsis bovirhinis DNA encodes the following proteins:
- the plsY gene encoding glycerol-3-phosphate 1-O-acyltransferase PlsY has protein sequence MQIFLTLTLNLTYFLFGYLMGSLNTSILFGKLTKKPDLRLYHSKNAGATNSLRVYGTKSAVIILLIDILKTFIVVLICKLISKVINDYITDEFLYRTNNVSLLTQKLYLIPLLGGIGVLLGNIFPVFYKFKGGKGVAGSVGLLISINITLLPIAAIFFFGLMFWKRYVSLASVITSIAMIGFISIPWINSGFLSWVSGVEYNSYTITICLYIFNASMINFAHRENIKRLLKHQERKFGQK, from the coding sequence ATGCAAATATTTCTTACTTTAACATTAAACTTAACTTATTTCTTATTTGGTTATTTAATGGGTTCACTAAATACTTCAATCTTATTTGGTAAGTTAACTAAAAAACCTGATTTAAGATTATATCATTCTAAAAATGCTGGTGCAACTAACTCTTTAAGAGTTTATGGAACTAAGTCAGCTGTTATTATCTTATTAATCGATATTTTAAAAACATTCATCGTTGTTTTGATTTGTAAATTAATTAGTAAAGTTATTAATGATTATATAACAGATGAGTTTCTTTATCGCACAAATAATGTTAGTTTATTAACTCAAAAACTTTATTTAATTCCTTTATTAGGAGGGATTGGTGTTTTACTTGGTAATATTTTTCCTGTTTTTTATAAGTTTAAAGGAGGAAAAGGTGTTGCTGGATCAGTTGGTTTATTAATTTCAATTAATATTACATTATTACCAATAGCAGCAATTTTCTTCTTTGGTCTAATGTTCTGAAAAAGATATGTATCCTTAGCAAGTGTTATAACTTCAATTGCAATGATTGGATTTATTTCGATTCCTTGAATAAATTCTGGATTTTTATCTTGAGTTTCAGGTGTTGAATATAACAGTTATACTATAACTATTTGCTTATATATTTTTAATGCATCTATGA
- the def gene encoding peptide deformylase, whose product MTKKEKYNIKIVELPDTVLRNKSKHVKLPLSGEDIDLAKRMIYHIDTSQSQENTEFRPGVGVAAVQYGILKNVFYVYLTDAAGNIIFKDVLFNPSIVSSSKSLVALREGEGCLSVPEEHPKQEGYVHRSKRIIVDAFSYMENKFMRYEVTDYLAIVFQHELDHLNGKLFIDRINQKTPWKQLPKVKYL is encoded by the coding sequence ATGACGAAAAAAGAAAAATATAATATAAAAATCGTTGAGTTACCAGATACTGTTTTACGAAATAAATCTAAACATGTAAAACTTCCTTTATCCGGGGAAGATATTGACTTAGCTAAACGAATGATTTACCATATAGATACTTCACAAAGTCAAGAAAATACAGAATTTCGCCCAGGTGTTGGCGTTGCTGCTGTCCAGTACGGTATTTTAAAAAATGTTTTTTATGTTTATTTAACTGATGCGGCAGGTAATATTATTTTTAAAGATGTACTCTTTAATCCTTCAATAGTAAGCTCAAGTAAATCACTTGTGGCACTTCGTGAAGGCGAAGGATGTTTAAGTGTTCCTGAAGAACACCCAAAACAAGAAGGATATGTTCATCGTAGTAAAAGAATTATTGTCGATGCATTTAGTTACATGGAAAATAAATTTATGCGTTATGAAGTAACTGATTATTTGGCAATTGTTTTTCAACACGAATTAGATCATTTAAATGGTAAATTATTTATTGATCGCATTAATCAAAAAACCCCATGGAAACAACTGCCTAAGGTTAAATATTTATAA
- a CDS encoding MSC_0882 family membrane protein translates to MIFKPKQVNQTLKTELTNDQNHRLENKKDFNPATFNIIKNETRMKYVSIGFWIIIFIMSLVGIAYNALIHLNTDSIGVGLYFLFAVPTFISLFYLVKNIVKVLQWKKVKQKYQNNFTQEDVSSSPIFAELYRYLVLKRLRFTWFIIFFFTYFGLFNLLVLFLKDQVIEVGNVISSSQDRLGFNIHFIIDFSKIFNKWFKNTNLLLIINLSIMCSTLAFYLFTLFFDKKRANDIIDNFGSNQTAVQLQNVVEERRVQENKTWIKTYFIIFALTILFPFVLFIYLIYRGIIRRKK, encoded by the coding sequence ATGATTTTTAAACCAAAACAAGTTAATCAAACTTTAAAAACTGAATTAACTAATGACCAAAATCATCGTTTAGAAAACAAAAAAGATTTTAATCCTGCAACTTTCAACATTATTAAAAATGAAACAAGAATGAAGTATGTTTCAATTGGATTTTGAATTATTATCTTCATAATGTCATTAGTAGGAATTGCATATAATGCTTTAATTCATTTAAATACAGATTCTATTGGTGTTGGACTTTATTTTCTCTTTGCAGTCCCTACTTTTATTTCCTTGTTTTATTTAGTAAAAAACATTGTTAAAGTTTTGCAATGGAAAAAAGTTAAACAAAAATACCAAAATAACTTTACTCAAGAAGATGTTTCTTCAAGCCCTATTTTTGCTGAACTATACCGTTATCTTGTTTTAAAAAGGTTAAGATTTACTTGATTTATAATCTTCTTCTTTACTTACTTTGGTTTATTTAATTTATTAGTTTTGTTCTTAAAAGACCAAGTTATCGAAGTAGGAAATGTAATTTCTTCTTCTCAAGATCGTTTAGGTTTTAACATTCATTTTATTATTGATTTCTCAAAAATCTTTAATAAATGATTTAAAAATACAAATTTATTATTAATCATTAATTTGTCAATTATGTGTTCAACCTTAGCTTTTTACCTTTTTACATTGTTTTTTGATAAAAAGCGAGCAAATGATATTATTGATAATTTTGGTTCAAACCAAACAGCTGTACAGTTACAAAATGTAGTTGAAGAAAGAAGGGTACAAGAAAATAAAACTTGAATTAAAACTTATTTTATTATCTTTGCTTTAACCATTTTATTTCCGTTTGTTTTATTTATTTATTTAATTTATAGAGGAATTATAAGGAGAAAGAAATAA
- a CDS encoding DJ-1/PfpI family protein, which produces MKLLVIIEDKFKDVELVTPLTIFKTSNQFNQIDFYNPRLSSATGKDNLAHINNILNNVDIDQYDLIFIPGGPGAQDLRKNIVSLNLVRKHYDAGKPIVAICDAPNVLTEAKVIKNQEFASYPSLWSNDLRKDNWISNLVSYKEDKLITGNSPYASAKLAFITLIKLFGYKVALDTYKSYAGKPDATEIVL; this is translated from the coding sequence ATGAAATTATTAGTAATTATTGAAGATAAATTTAAAGATGTTGAATTGGTGACACCTTTAACTATCTTTAAAACTTCAAATCAATTTAATCAAATTGATTTTTACAATCCTAGATTATCAAGTGCTACTGGAAAAGATAATCTAGCTCATATTAACAACATTTTAAATAATGTTGATATTGATCAATATGATCTAATTTTTATACCTGGTGGCCCAGGTGCTCAAGATTTAAGAAAAAATATTGTTTCATTAAATCTTGTAAGAAAACACTATGATGCTGGTAAACCAATTGTTGCTATTTGTGATGCTCCAAATGTTTTAACTGAAGCTAAAGTTATTAAAAATCAAGAATTTGCTTCATATCCGTCATTGTGAAGTAATGATTTAAGAAAAGATAATTGAATTAGTAATTTAGTCTCTTATAAAGAAGATAAATTAATTACTGGTAATTCTCCATACGCTTCAGCTAAATTAGCTTTTATTACTTTAATAAAACTATTTGGATATAAAGTTGCATTAGATACATATAAATCATATGCTGGTAAGCCAGATGCCACTGAAATTGTATTATAA
- the tyrS gene encoding tyrosine--tRNA ligase: MIINELKSRGILKDITNLDKFINMDKDAAIYAGFDPTAQSLHLGNYIQIITMLRLKQFGYKPLAVVGGATGMIGDPTFRSSERVLLDQENILKNKLEISKQLEKFGLEVFDNLNFYKNMNVFDFLRNVGSSINITYMLAKDSIATRLENGLSFTEFSYTLIQGWDFYKLYTDKKVYGQFGGSDQWGNITTGLEIISRKVGNDHKAFAFTCNLLTDANGNKFGKSTGGGSLWLNPEMTKPYDMYQFLLNQPDSEIEKLLKWLTFLTLDKIDEIMTKHNEKPNLRLAQKTLAFEIIKDVHNLEEANKSKTLSEILFSKDLDLNQITIEQIKTLKSDLKLLNINEKSNLIEELIKLNVIKSKREAREFIAANSLKFNLKLISEDFQTFSNLWDNQYALLNVGKKKIYLLEITK, encoded by the coding sequence ATGATTATTAATGAATTAAAATCAAGAGGTATTTTAAAAGATATAACTAACTTAGATAAATTTATAAATATGGATAAAGATGCGGCAATTTATGCTGGATTTGATCCGACAGCACAAAGCTTACATTTAGGAAATTATATCCAAATTATTACAATGCTTCGCTTAAAACAATTTGGATATAAACCACTAGCAGTTGTTGGTGGTGCAACTGGAATGATTGGAGACCCAACCTTTCGCTCAAGTGAAAGAGTTCTTTTAGACCAAGAAAATATTTTAAAAAATAAATTGGAAATTTCCAAACAATTAGAAAAATTTGGCTTAGAAGTTTTTGACAATTTAAATTTTTATAAAAATATGAATGTTTTTGATTTTCTACGTAATGTAGGTTCATCAATCAATATTACATATATGCTAGCTAAAGATTCAATTGCTACTAGATTAGAAAATGGGCTTAGCTTTACTGAATTTAGTTATACCTTAATTCAAGGATGAGATTTTTACAAACTATATACTGACAAAAAAGTATATGGTCAATTTGGAGGATCTGATCAATGAGGCAACATTACAACAGGTCTAGAAATAATTTCGCGTAAAGTAGGAAATGATCATAAAGCCTTTGCATTTACTTGCAATTTATTAACAGATGCTAATGGTAATAAGTTTGGTAAATCAACAGGCGGAGGAAGTTTATGACTTAATCCTGAAATGACTAAACCATACGATATGTACCAATTTTTATTAAACCAACCTGATTCAGAAATCGAAAAACTTTTAAAATGACTAACATTTTTAACATTAGATAAAATTGATGAAATAATGACAAAACATAATGAGAAACCAAATTTAAGGTTAGCTCAAAAAACTTTAGCATTTGAAATTATTAAAGATGTGCACAACCTTGAAGAAGCAAATAAAAGTAAAACATTATCAGAAATTTTATTTAGTAAGGATTTAGATCTAAATCAAATTACGATTGAGCAAATTAAAACTTTAAAATCAGACTTAAAACTTTTAAACATCAACGAAAAGAGCAATTTAATTGAGGAATTAATTAAATTAAATGTTATTAAATCAAAACGAGAGGCAAGAGAATTTATAGCCGCAAACTCACTCAAGTTTAATTTAAAATTGATTTCTGAAGATTTTCAAACTTTTAGTAATTTATGAGATAATCAATATGCCTTATTAAACGTAGGTAAAAAGAAAATATATTTATTAGAAATTACAAAATAA
- the tapR gene encoding TyrS-associated PheT N-terminal domain-related protein TapR — MIIINNINKHFAGNSLISVDTTLIVSKIIEIEDLVFFVDRNNYVKSINVLSNLKYGIKEKKFYTANLDELDLIKRAALDNNLIIKDKPKFIYVEILKREIHPKSNKLFVLTVSDLQREFQIVTNTLDSLEGRVLVCALPGSLTSSGLEILPGKVMDIESNGMVVGYKTLSFDKEGLIFGTKENIGKEFII; from the coding sequence ATGATTATTATTAATAATATTAACAAACATTTTGCTGGTAATTCACTTATTTCAGTAGATACTACTTTAATTGTTTCAAAAATAATAGAAATTGAAGATTTAGTATTTTTTGTAGATAGAAATAACTATGTTAAAAGTATTAATGTGCTAAGTAACTTAAAATATGGAATCAAAGAAAAGAAATTTTATACAGCTAATTTAGACGAATTAGATTTAATTAAAAGAGCAGCTTTAGATAATAATTTAATTATTAAAGATAAACCTAAATTTATTTACGTTGAAATTCTAAAAAGAGAAATTCACCCAAAATCAAATAAATTATTTGTTTTAACTGTTAGTGATTTGCAAAGAGAATTTCAAATTGTAACTAATACTTTAGATTCTTTAGAAGGAAGAGTATTAGTGTGTGCTCTTCCTGGATCGCTAACTTCATCAGGATTGGAGATTTTGCCAGGTAAGGTTATGGATATTGAAAGTAACGGAATGGTAGTTGGGTATAAAACATTATCATTTGATAAAGAAGGTTTAATTTTTGGTACTAAAGAAAATATTGGAAAGGAATTTATTATTTAA
- a CDS encoding DegV family protein has translation MKDIAIVVDSACGLDKIQAEKLGFYFLPLQIQMDGLNYNDGIDINSSTFFDKFNLNTKGVKTSATPIGYSENLIEELSNKYKQVVIFPISQHLSSQYSFLKIISDKYQNVHVVESVDVAQTILFRVNKFITNLEKLGLDNSIKLASIWNDSELDITLVPKYNDYLVKGGRLSKPVATLAKLLKIVPLIRFQNGTLEKQGKGRLFLKSLQNALDEKMQKFSSDDEIILLGQKTSEAKELLTYLEQKYQVKTRIFPIPNVISIHTGPEAIVILKGTKLKTTLEKYFTNENI, from the coding sequence ATGAAAGATATCGCAATAGTTGTTGATTCTGCTTGTGGTTTAGATAAAATTCAAGCAGAAAAACTTGGTTTTTATTTTTTACCATTACAAATACAAATGGATGGTTTAAATTACAATGATGGAATTGATATTAATTCTTCAACATTCTTTGATAAATTTAATTTAAATACTAAAGGTGTTAAAACTTCTGCAACACCAATTGGTTACTCTGAAAATTTAATTGAAGAATTATCAAATAAATACAAACAGGTTGTGATTTTTCCAATTTCACAACATCTCTCAAGTCAATATTCTTTTTTAAAAATAATTTCAGATAAATATCAAAATGTACATGTTGTTGAATCAGTTGACGTAGCTCAAACAATTTTGTTTAGAGTTAATAAATTTATAACTAATTTAGAAAAACTTGGTTTAGATAATTCAATTAAATTAGCGAGTATTTGGAATGATTCTGAATTAGATATTACTTTAGTACCAAAATACAATGATTATTTAGTCAAGGGCGGAAGATTATCTAAACCAGTTGCAACTTTAGCAAAATTACTTAAAATCGTACCATTAATTCGTTTTCAAAATGGTACTTTAGAAAAACAAGGTAAAGGAAGATTATTTTTAAAATCATTGCAAAATGCTTTAGATGAAAAAATGCAAAAATTTAGCAGTGATGATGAAATAATTTTACTTGGACAAAAAACTTCGGAAGCTAAAGAATTATTAACTTATTTAGAACAAAAATATCAAGTTAAAACAAGAATTTTTCCAATTCCTAACGTAATTTCAATTCATACTGGTCCAGAAGCAATTGTTATTTTAAAGGGAACAAAATTAAAAACTACTTTAGAAAAATATTTTACCAATGAAAATATATAA
- the tsaE gene encoding tRNA (adenosine(37)-N6)-threonylcarbamoyltransferase complex ATPase subunit type 1 TsaE, translated as MKIYNLNNESQLAEVVSFWLPIIKKKKIVLLNGDLGSGKTTFIKELAKQLGIKEKITSPSFNYMKVYNGLIHIDLYNYKGDINEFEDYFEDNVVAIEWANLFNLDYKNYVEVNASLNNDESHTFEIKEF; from the coding sequence ATGAAAATATATAACTTAAACAATGAGTCACAACTTGCAGAAGTTGTTTCTTTTTGATTACCAATAATCAAAAAGAAAAAAATAGTCCTTTTAAACGGTGATTTAGGGTCAGGTAAAACAACTTTTATTAAAGAATTGGCAAAACAACTTGGAATTAAAGAAAAAATAACCTCTCCTTCTTTTAATTATATGAAAGTATATAATGGTTTAATTCATATTGATTTATATAACTATAAGGGTGATATAAATGAATTTGAAGATTATTTTGAAGATAATGTTGTAGCAATTGAATGAGCAAATCTATTTAATTTAGATTATAAAAATTACGTTGAAGTAAATGCATCATTAAATAATGATGAAAGTCATACTTTTGAAATAAAGGAATTTTAA
- the tsaD gene encoding tRNA (adenosine(37)-N6)-threonylcarbamoyltransferase complex transferase subunit TsaD, protein MKILGIETSHDDTSLAILEDGKILDMWTISQIDIFKEFGGTIPELASREHIKNISIIQTLIQDKYDLNTIDYIAYTKEPGLIGSLQVGYLFASALSITLQKPLIPINHLDGHFLSSTINNKVIFPALCLLVSGGHTQLLFSNDINDIQIIGETLDDAVGEVFDKVANKLELGFPGGPIIDKIFEQYKDEYITLSKPKTQAEFDFSFSGLKTQVLNLINQSKIKNQKLNKEQIAASFQKTAIDYLIQKTQKALEKYNVKTLMLGGGVSSNKYLRSQFVKLHSNSIIPDLKYSTDNGAMIAQAAYLQFLKKNS, encoded by the coding sequence ATGAAAATATTAGGTATAGAAACTTCACATGATGATACCTCTCTTGCAATCTTAGAAGATGGCAAGATATTAGATATGTGAACAATTTCTCAAATTGATATATTTAAAGAATTTGGAGGGACAATACCAGAACTTGCTTCAAGAGAACATATTAAAAATATTTCAATTATTCAAACTTTAATTCAGGATAAGTATGATTTAAACACAATTGATTATATAGCTTATACTAAAGAACCTGGTTTAATTGGTTCTTTACAAGTAGGTTATTTATTTGCAAGTGCTTTATCAATTACCTTGCAAAAACCTCTTATCCCAATTAACCATTTAGATGGTCATTTTTTATCATCTACTATTAATAATAAAGTTATTTTTCCGGCTCTTTGTTTATTAGTATCTGGTGGTCATACACAATTATTATTTTCTAATGATATAAATGATATTCAAATAATAGGAGAAACTCTAGATGATGCAGTTGGAGAAGTTTTTGATAAAGTAGCTAATAAATTAGAGTTAGGCTTTCCTGGTGGACCAATTATTGATAAAATATTTGAACAATATAAAGATGAGTATATAACTTTATCAAAACCAAAAACTCAAGCCGAATTTGATTTTTCGTTCAGTGGTTTAAAAACTCAAGTCTTAAATTTAATTAACCAGTCTAAAATAAAAAATCAAAAACTAAATAAAGAACAAATTGCAGCCAGTTTTCAAAAAACAGCTATCGATTATTTGATTCAAAAAACACAAAAAGCATTGGAAAAATACAATGTTAAAACATTAATGCTTGGGGGTGGAGTAAGTTCTAATAAATATTTAAGATCTCAGTTTGTGAAATTACATTCTAACAGCATAATTCCAGATCTAAAATATTCAACAGATAATGGAGCAATGATTGCACAGGCTGCTTATTTGCAATTTTTAAAGAAAAATAGTTAA
- a CDS encoding IS3 family transposase yields the protein MCYRNIFCYHEKWNVLCLWKSNDKYINYYNKKRIIIKLKGLTPLEYRHQSLN from the coding sequence TTGTGTTATAGAAATATTTTTTGTTACCATGAAAAATGAAATGTTTTATGTTTATGAAAAAGCAATGACAAGTATATAAATTATTACAACAAAAAACGTATTATTATAAAATTAAAAGGACTGACACCTTTAGAATATAGGCATCAATCCTTAAATTAA
- a CDS encoding IS3 family transposase, producing the protein MNQGINIKKTTYFYILRSFSKDDKDFDLKQVTTNIFMENKLRYGYWRIYLELRIRGYIVNYKKVKRLIKLLNLFGLQPKAKYKSYKGETGKVCNNLLLTKIVEKNNHNTY; encoded by the coding sequence TTGAATCAAGGCATAAATATAAAAAAAACAACATACTTTTATATTTTGCGAAGTTTTTCAAAAGATGATAAAGATTTTGATTTAAAACAAGTAACAACAAATATTTTCATGGAAAATAAGTTACGTTATGGATATTGAAGAATTTATTTAGAACTACGAATTAGAGGTTATATTGTTAACTATAAAAAAGTTAAAAGATTAATTAAATTACTTAATTTATTTGGTTTACAGCCAAAAGCAAAGTACAAATCATATAAAGGTGAAACTGGGAAAGTTTGTAATAACTTACTCCTTACAAAGATTGTAGAGAAAAATAATCATAACACTTATTAA
- a CDS encoding IS3 family transposase: MLEFFQLAKSTYFYIVQSFSKNDKDFDLKQLITNIFNVNKSRYGYRRICLKLRNRGYIINHKSVKRLIKLLNLFGLQPKAKYKSYKGETGKVCNNLLLTKIVEKNNHNTY; encoded by the coding sequence ATGTTAGAATTTTTCCAATTAGCAAAGTCGACATACTTTTATATTGTTCAAAGTTTTTCAAAAAATGATAAAGATTTTGATTTAAAACAATTAATAACAAATATTTTTAATGTGAATAAATCACGTTATGGATATCGAAGAATTTGTTTAAAACTAAGAAATAGAGGTTATATTATTAACCATAAAAGTGTTAAAAGATTAATTAAATTACTTAATTTATTTGGTTTACAGCCAAAAGCAAAGTACAAATCATATAAAGGTGAAACTGGGAAAGTTTGTAATAACTTACTCCTTACAAAGATTGTAGAGAAAAATAATCATAACACTTATTAA
- the ligA gene encoding NAD-dependent DNA ligase LigA, which translates to MNSNNNIEQKIKELTKNINKWNKEYYDLSSPSVSDAKYDLEIRKLEILEQEYPQFIQKDSPTKKVGGKVVPSLKEFSHNKPMLSLAKAHSENDILKFIQNTQNNINKTVTYSLEPKIDGVSISLHYNDGILVRAVTRGTGLVGSDVTHNIKEIQNIPKFLNYKQDLEVRGEIYFPKSEFNKLNQERLANNEKLFANPRNAASGSIQQLDSANLKNRNLLSIIYDIVDPNKLNLKLQTDVIAKLKELSFAVNPYVKEGKNFEDIWSSILEFKKNKDSFDYESDGFVLKVNQLDLWDLYGQTAKFPKHAIAFKFETEEKNSIIKNIIPTVGRSGKISYIAEINPINLLQTTVQRATLHNADFIKNMNINIGDEVSIIKSGEIIPKITGIKNKNTKGYYQKNLNCPSCGYKLIHLNNLVDQFCINKTCKEKLKKQLMHFVSKNALDIETLAEKNIEFLFDKGLLSDFLSLFNLHNYRSLILSYEGFKETKVDKIINAIQESRIKTPFYKVFYGLGIKHVGLKVAQLLSGKLNNFKEFLSIDLSELESINTIGPAIIKELDIYRKENKQLLIQLDNVFIYLNKMEKDTQKLLGLTFAITGKLANPRSYYQKLILDNGGQFSASINKNLSYLITNESSSSSKYIKATELGVKIITELEFLKLLK; encoded by the coding sequence ATGAATTCAAATAATAATATTGAACAAAAAATAAAGGAATTAACTAAAAATATTAATAAATGAAATAAAGAATATTATGATTTATCTAGTCCAAGTGTTTCTGATGCAAAATATGACTTAGAAATACGTAAATTAGAGATTTTAGAGCAAGAATACCCTCAATTTATTCAAAAAGATTCACCAACTAAAAAAGTTGGCGGAAAAGTTGTGCCCTCACTAAAAGAATTTTCACATAATAAACCTATGCTTTCACTTGCTAAAGCTCATTCAGAAAATGATATTTTGAAATTTATTCAAAATACTCAAAATAATATTAATAAGACAGTTACCTATAGTTTGGAACCTAAGATTGATGGTGTTTCAATTTCATTGCATTATAATGACGGAATTTTAGTTCGTGCAGTAACAAGAGGTACAGGATTAGTTGGTAGTGATGTAACACATAATATCAAAGAAATTCAGAACATCCCAAAATTTTTAAATTATAAGCAAGATTTAGAAGTGCGAGGTGAAATATATTTTCCTAAAAGTGAATTTAATAAGTTAAATCAAGAAAGATTAGCAAATAATGAAAAATTATTTGCTAATCCTAGAAATGCAGCTTCAGGTTCTATTCAGCAATTAGATAGTGCTAATTTAAAAAATAGAAATCTTTTATCGATTATTTATGATATTGTTGATCCAAATAAATTAAATCTTAAATTACAAACAGATGTAATAGCAAAACTTAAAGAATTAAGTTTCGCTGTTAATCCATATGTTAAAGAAGGAAAGAATTTTGAAGATATTTGAAGCTCAATTTTAGAATTTAAAAAAAATAAAGATTCTTTTGATTATGAATCTGATGGTTTTGTTTTAAAGGTTAATCAACTAGATTTATGAGATTTATATGGGCAAACAGCAAAATTTCCTAAGCATGCTATAGCATTTAAATTCGAAACAGAGGAAAAAAACTCAATTATTAAAAATATTATTCCAACAGTTGGTAGAAGCGGAAAAATAAGTTATATAGCTGAAATAAATCCAATTAACTTATTACAGACAACTGTACAAAGAGCAACTTTACATAATGCTGATTTTATTAAAAATATGAATATAAATATTGGTGATGAAGTTTCAATAATTAAATCTGGAGAAATAATTCCGAAAATAACTGGAATTAAAAATAAAAATACCAAAGGTTATTATCAAAAAAATTTAAATTGTCCATCTTGTGGCTATAAACTAATTCATTTAAATAACTTAGTTGACCAATTTTGTATTAACAAAACTTGCAAAGAAAAACTAAAAAAACAATTAATGCACTTTGTTTCAAAAAATGCTTTAGATATTGAAACTTTAGCTGAGAAGAATATTGAATTTTTATTCGATAAAGGTTTATTAAGTGATTTTTTAAGTTTATTTAACTTGCATAACTACAGAAGTTTAATCTTGAGTTATGAAGGATTTAAAGAAACAAAAGTTGATAAAATTATAAATGCTATTCAAGAGAGTAGAATAAAGACACCTTTTTATAAGGTGTTTTATGGGCTTGGAATCAAACATGTTGGTTTAAAGGTAGCACAGCTACTTTCAGGCAAATTAAATAACTTTAAAGAGTTTTTAAGCATTGATTTGAGTGAATTAGAATCAATCAATACTATTGGGCCTGCAATAATCAAAGAATTAGATATATATCGCAAAGAAAATAAACAATTATTAATTCAATTAGATAATGTTTTTATCTATCTAAATAAGATGGAAAAAGACACACAAAAACTTTTAGGTTTAACTTTCGCTATCACTGGTAAACTAGCTAATCCTAGGTCTTATTATCAAAAATTAATTTTAGATAATGGAGGACAATTCTCAGCATCCATTAATAAAAATTTATCATATCTTATTACAAATGAATCAAGTAGCAGTTCTAAATATATAAAAGCAACTGAATTAGGCGTCAAGATAATAACTGAACTAGAATTTTTAAAATTATTAAAATAA
- the rplS gene encoding 50S ribosomal protein L19 has protein sequence MRNNLLELVEKSQLRTDLPEFRTGDNVKVHVRIREGEKERIQIFEGLVISKKESGTRESFTVRKISYGIGVERTFPVNSPLIAHIEVVRSNKVRRQRLFYMRDRKGKSARLKEIKR, from the coding sequence ATGAGAAATAACTTATTAGAATTAGTTGAAAAATCACAATTGCGTACTGATTTGCCTGAATTTAGAACTGGTGACAACGTTAAAGTTCACGTTCGTATTCGTGAAGGAGAAAAAGAACGTATTCAGATTTTCGAAGGTTTAGTAATTTCTAAAAAAGAATCAGGAACAAGAGAAAGCTTTACAGTTAGAAAGATTTCATATGGAATTGGTGTTGAAAGAACATTCCCTGTTAATTCACCATTAATTGCTCATATTGAAGTTGTTCGTTCAAACAAAGTTCGTAGACAAAGATTATTTTACATGAGAGACCGTAAAGGTAAGAGCGCACGTTTAAAAGAAATCAAAAGATAA